The sequence below is a genomic window from Lolium perenne isolate Kyuss_39 chromosome 4, Kyuss_2.0, whole genome shotgun sequence.
catagatggcggcagcagcttaaaccttatgtatgcagatacattgaggaagatgagcatatccctagcaaacttgaagccaacagacacgaggttccatggtatcacaccggagaaaccaagttatccattggggaagatcaatctcgacgttcagtttggaacccgagagaattatagaatcgagaagctggaatttgaagttgtggattttccgtcgcagtaccacgctctgttgggacgaccagcgtatgctagatttatggcggtgccacactatacatacctgttgtggaggatgcctggaccgaagggaccaatcacagtcaaaggaagcttcgccttagccgataagtgcgataaggattttcatcggatatcagaaactttcgggatgcaagctgagtatttggcgtcaaggagtatgactgactacgacgtgctgccagacattggaaggccaaataaagaatcaactttcaataccgagaaaaattctaaggaggtacagattcacccgacagacccgaaaaagacgacgtccatcgcaaacgacatggacctcgcataggaaagcgcgctcgtcgagttcctccgtgagaactggaaaatcttcgcatggtgtccagctgacatgccaggagtacccagggaactttccgagcaccacctaaacttggatccactagcgagaccaatcaaacaacccttgcggcatttttcggaaccaaaccgcaaggccatgctgtcagaaatcgatcgactacgagaagctagttttatcaaagagatatctacagaagccacatgggtagctaacccagtgatggtgccgaagaaacacacgaaagtccttcgcatgtgcgttgactttacgtgtctcaataaacattgtcctaaggatcactttaccctcccaaggatcgatcaaatcatcgactccacggcaggatgtgaacgtctttccttcttggatgcatactctggttataaccagatcagactaaaagaagacgatgaggccaaaacagcgttcgtaACACCTTAcgacgtgttttgctacaaaacaatgccctttggtttgaaaaacgcgggagcaacatatcagcggatgatgcagaagtgccttgcaacacagattgggaaaaatgtacaagtctacatcgacgatgtcgtgataacatcaaagaaggggtcaacactgatcgaagatttgaaagaaatcttcgacaaccttgacaagttttgcctcaagttgaacccgacaaagtgctcctttggcgttcctgcgggagaacttcttggattcttagtatcagcaagagggatcgaagctaatcccgaaaaaatacaggccatcgtaactatgaggaagccaacaaagttgaaagaaatacaacagctaactgggcgagtcgcagctttgagcagattcgtcgccaggttgggagaaaaagcgttaccattttacgctctgataaagcaaggagagaaattccagtggaacgaagaggccgacagagctttcgaggatttgaagcgcacaatctcgacaccaccaatcttggtggcgccgaaggaaaaggaacctctcctgctgtatattgcagccacgcctcaagtggttagcacggtgctagttgttgaaagagaagaagaaggaaaactccatggagtgcaaaggccagtatatttcatcagtgaagttttatcgccttccaaacagcggtacccgcagtaccagaaactagcatatggagtaattgcaacggcaaggaagttgcgccactatttttcggcacacccgataatagtagtcaacgaagcacctctttcaaatatactaaacaatccagaagctacagggcgtgtctccctttggggaatagaactttcccctcgggacatcacgtatgaaaaaagaaaggcaatcaagtcgcaagttctgccagatttcattgcagagtggatggagctacaaaacacgggacccccagatttgtcgagaacctggaccatgaacttcgatgggtccaagagagcagaaggagctggcgcaggagtagtacttatatcacctgaaggcgacaaaatgaaatacgtccttcggatgatgttccctaacgcatccaacaatgaagcagaatatgaagccctcatacacgggatgaagatggcgaaagcttgcggtgcaactcgactaaaaatctttggcgactcacaattggtggctcagcaggttatgaaccaatgtgacgcagtcaacgatagcatgatggcatacaaggaggtgtacaatgagctagagaagctgtttgatggatgcgaggtaaatcacatcagtagattgagcaatgatgaagccgacgttctcgcaaacatcgggtcgcagtgcctcccaatcccgccaggagtattttgggaagaaatagcggagagatccacgaagccaaaaaaggtgcagaaaaaagcaaaggaagagaaaacttcggcacccctcaaagaaaccacggaggatgaagaggaccaagagcttgtgatgatggtagaaaatccttggatgcaagcatatatatcatacatcctcaggaaagaaatacccgacgatccagttgaggcaaggcgagttattcgacgatccaaagctttcacagtgatcaaaggggaattatacaagcgaagtatttcaggcgtcctgcaaaggtgtgtcacacccgaagaaggaagaataattctgaaggatgtacacgaaggaatatgtggccaccacgcaagtagtcgagctattgcagccaaggtttttcgggcaggattctattggttgacagcaatcgaggatgccaaggaaatagtacgaacctgcgacgcgtgtcaaaggtttgccgcaaaacctcactctccagcggcagaattaacaccaataccattgtcatggccctttgcccaatggggactcgatatggtgggcaagttgcacaaagcttcacctggagggtatgagtacttgctggtcgctgtcgacaaattcaccaagtaggtagaagcgaagccaataaattcaccagatgcagcgtcagcaataaagtttgtgaaaggcctcgtttttcggtttggggtgcctcatagcattgttacagataatggttcaaacttcacatccaaggaattcaaggaatactgcgcagaagtaggcattaaattgcactttgcgtcagttgggcacccgcaaactaacggacaagtcgagaaagccaatggtatcatctgcaacggcctcaaaaagcgcctgctaggaccgcttgaaaaagctcgacatacttggccagaggaattgccaagtgttttgtggagcatccgaacaacaccaaatacggcgacacaagaaactccgttttttctcgtccacggagccgaagcagtactaccaattgaaatagagcatgattctccaagggtaacagagtatgacgaagaaacatcacaaaaagctcgggaggatgatatggacgcactcgacgaagctcgcgatgaagtactttcacgagtcaccaaataccagcaagacctcaaaaactaccacagtcgacggttaagaccaagatcttttcaagttggggatttggtcttgcggttaaatcaaaaaagtactgagaagctcgaatcaccatggttggggccttacgttgtcacggaagtcatcgacggaggtgcatacaggagcaaggacaagaagacaggggctcccgagaaaaacccctagaacgtagcgcagctcaggcggttctacgcctagagtcgaaatatagtccttctctgtaaaaatacaatgtactgaaacgcccgcgagttttcagacgcactcttttccttttcggggcaccgagtggggccggaaaggtttttaatgaggcgggctcgcggtgctgcaatataataaagatagtggagatatatttcttattcttcgacacgctcgggggctcaacgccttcaagtctcaaaatacgcacaatatagacaaactagacttaccgaaatatttcgccttggtatacttatacctcgccaaatataaaaatcggaagctaacaattataaatatagtctaCACGgaaaaaatcttattgctttggtctaagaacctcgcaacaaaaatatagaacttcgacattaaGATACTCGGAGGCTTGCAACCTGTTTGgtgaaaaaataaagatatcttcttacggaaagaggaaaaatcttcgagatagaaaaaacagtacaaaactctagccagaaggctcgggggctccaacaatatagagcactttacaatatacaaacaaatttcttcggaaataaaaaagaaatcaaaaaagatacagacataatgttttccaatatggtacaaatcagtcaaagcctaaaatactatctatggacaaacctctggttgttttatgttcagcataggaccccttgacgaagaattctgagtccatccgaagaagctcatctatcatcgactcggccacaggagttaccatctcattgattgtgtcaatatcattttttcgccgcgatttcttggccaggcaatcagcaacaatcttcgtcaggtctaattttggatggcaaatatttatcataatcatggcgaacctcgctccagcagtcaattgagctcgcacaaaattatgaatgcggggagcatctctgaatatctccagcaattcaggaagagttttgggaacttcatttcgaggaaacaaagtcttgtaaacaagggttaatgttgtcgtgcaaaaattgagaaattcgcgcacttggcaagcacgatcttggaacctgacaatttgttgggttcgttcaggggaggcccagaataaacagccatggttaagggaaagattgacaagaagatttgttctctcgtttactcttcgatcttcggcggcagcatcaagaaccgagcctattaagcgacaaggcaagaaatttgaaggggggcacagcaaaataaagaggaggcattgtgaggttggaaaaacatacctaacatatctgtgctagcctccaacattagctcgagcatgctattttctcgggtagtggctccctttgcttccaatacaccagtatccttggcagccatagcctctttggcttgttggagagcaagtttttcttgttcggatgctttccgagactgttctatcattgccagagtttgtttcttcatggattgaagttgttgtcgaagttcttgcaaatcctccgagaaatgtttgctcgaagaaccttcaagggggtcgttatcaactagcattttcttcgagaaggaagaagcaggtgaagcatcggcagagcaaggattggtcgaatagttatcaaatattaactagaaaagaaagcgccaggatcaatgatagtgccagaaggaatttcattaatttctagaaaaatttacatagacattacaaaagaagtttctccaaaaggactaccaggataattgtcgccacagctaaattggcgaaaagggaaaaagagacagagaaagcaaaaaacaaagaggcatgcaactagacctccggcctcgatgagctaggagttgaagatggcttgatcccgagataggccagaattttcttcgtattgggtttggctgccttgatcaaagaccgccattttgattgctctatctgctcggtgtcgccaaccttcatccgatCCAACGGTTGTTATTGTCGGCGACCAAGGCAACAAGgtttctcgacagcaatcttcatgttctcctggcgcattttcagcccaaggtcctctgatggattgaagctctgggcaagggcaaggaaagtcttgggctcctctttcttcgggaagaagtaggggaatagcttcgacaatcctgcgtcagcattcaccacgccttcacgaatttcggatccatgaaactctagataagaaagtgcatcaaggagaggatcattgtcgggattctccagatcaaactcttggtttgtttggcctgccacaggaaataaacgttggtcaaaagcaagaaaaagcaggtcctataaaaatagaagggatcgataaaattacctttgaagcgccgactttgcgaattcaggcgcttgaggattccctttccacgagcagcctgtgcggctttgtgctcatttaatgcagcttcagcatcctcaagtctcttctgcagctcctcgacactagcagcttttgccttggcttcatcagcctctgctttagcttcgctagcaacaagttcggctttcttgcgggccgcttcactttgctccagtttttgagcaagagcgtcggcaagcttgttggcctctgcaagtttctctgtcgaaatagaaaagaaaggtcaaaattgcgacaaaaaacaggagcaagaagacagaaacaacgacagcaaaaaagttattaccttcagttctgctggcatactcacggtacccaatgaattgggatccgatgcgaataagctctttgatcatgggctgtcaacgaagaacaaagaaagagaaacatcggtatggaaaaagaatgaaggcgtaaaaaaaaagcaaatagaggaaatatagatactggcaagaaaaaaaacttacatcatccaagagcggagtagaagagctacccaattgaggggcaggctcaatgatcgtttcaatccttgtcctttttggtgaaggagcaagggggcttgatggcggagtagtggtgacgacgttttgttgaggaggcgaggattcttctccttcaactagcgtatccgaggcaagtaaagtatgtgacgtgctcgtccgaggagccacgtcaaaagttggtacttcttcctcatcatcgctgtgattaaaaatcgacagcataaaaagcaagacaagacaaaaatttcgagtacagaaataaagagaaataaaaatgacttacgagctgacgagggattcaagataaggatcataagctgccttctgacgtgaaggatcaacttcttcggctttggaagtgccggaatcttcgacgtcattcctcttccttttgccttttggagaaacagcgggaggaggagatagtgccgacgtagtaccttcggaagatcccgcagattttcgagaatccacgggttcattcacaaaagacggagcttcttgattgtcatcagtgacaatggccctttcttcgacctctccaccttcaggaagaggaggaagcgagacaaggtctggatgattctgtgcaaaataaaacagggagagaCATCAGAAAAGAAGTTATATATATAAAAAAAGacagcaaagcaacaacaagacaatagacaaaggttaccttgggaagtggattggcggccctgaatggtgtcacacggcaagaagaagggacagcatcttttttgctgagagacgaaatttttcggacaagtttttctaaatccttgacctccaaattcaccgacagc
It includes:
- the LOC127347624 gene encoding uncharacterized protein produces the protein MTSKIPALPKPKKLILHVRRQLMILILNPSSAQVPTFDVAPRTSTSHTLLASDTLVEGEESSPPQQNVVTTTPPSSPLAPSPKRTRIETIIEPAPQLGSSSTPLLDDPMIKELIRIGSQFIGYREYASRTEEKLAEANKLADALAQKLEQSEAARKKAELVASEAKAEADEAKAKAASVEELQKRLEDAEAALNEHKAAQAARGKGILKRLNSQSRRFKVSASSSARSILLGLADPIFLVVT